The sequence cctgtacaatgcatatcagctcatgacaatggacaattgtgcaagtttcaatccattcccatcagtgggtactgagataccagcttacattaaaaaatttaaccaacaactgcttagtcgaaaaaatggcataattttgtaaaaatacaaagtagagttatggaatctgagcactgcatgtcagatcatctatgaacaagtgtgtgacgtttcaatccatttccattagtaggtactgaaatgccagcttacatataaaaccttaataaaaattatacaaaatagagttatggaacctgtgcagtgtaattcaatttatcacagtgaataagtgtgtgaagtttcaatccattcccacaagtggttactgtgATACAaccttacataaaaaacttaaccaaatcgtgACACCGACGCGGACACCGACGCATTGATggaataaaaaagtggaaaaccacagatcgcccaacacaacataaacgaaaatgttgcaggttcggtttgactgaggctgttcatagacggtagtggaagtgcaagctaccgtccacgccctctagccccgggttgagcagaactcatcatttacacatgttataagtaccagaatgtaatttagagacatccacagatgtattcatacgacgtTGCACGCGGAACCTTCACTGATGCACAGAATGCAATTCCATAAAAGGCGGCGGACGTACGTTTCCCAGataaaacgagaaaacaatggacagaattAATCTaactggagtccaatagctccatttattctttgaatagtcgagctaaaacgcataattttccttttttttttcaaatgctgcagacctatcttGCAGTGTTCGTGTCAAATTGGTTTAATTTTTGCCTTTACTGAtatttgttgcagtcctaccaagaaatgtgcaatttcacttTCTACTACAaagccaaaaaaaacaacaaaaaaaacaaaaaaaaaaaaaaaaaaaaaaaaaaaaaaaaaaaaacaaaaaaaaacaacgtcttgAGTTCCCTAATGTTTTACTGCACGTTTCGGTATTACCAGATTGGCCGTAATGATCTTAATTGAACTTGAATACAATTGTCTTGCAATGACGATGTTATTTATTgtaggtgagatatattccatattcacgaaaagcaaacaaagtttctttttattttatgctcaattacgttgagaaatgcattttgcaactgttttaatcttagcgcgggaaacagacgcgcgtaaacagacatgacgtcagacgtgatgtgacgttataaagacgcatgcaacaaagttccattttgtttaatattttgctgcataacggtatgaaattctctttaagtaaaataatttgaatcgagaaatatactataaagaacaaaacgcgactataattttcatcctgttttaagcaaataattcaaaattcatacacaatgtatgaggggcgGAGCTCATAtgtctcacagtgtgaaaatatagatttcatattttcacagtgtgagagatgagatatgaaaatatttaactgatagaatacagtatttcattagttagcatagaATAaatactcttatatggaaaaggtgcatgtgttgccgtaacgctatggaggtttactaggacacgctgtggaacaaccaaaatgtccagttcagtaccaatgcaagctaccctgctgcaatttacacatcatgcatttataaaatagtaaacaatcctattctacctagtaaacagccttaaataacttacatttaaattctaagacgcaaacaacggaaaaggttttctactttcgttttgaaacaaaatggccgatcgtcatTGTTActttgcaagtgtctagacaatctggcttgtttgaatttaaatgtaagttatttaaggctgtttactaggtagaataggattgtttactattttataaatgcatgatgtgtaaattgcagcagggtagcttgcattggtactgaactggacattttggttgttccacagcgtgtcctagtaaacctccatagcgttacggcaacacatgcaccttGTCCATATGAgtatatataggggaaaaaaatttttcaaaaaaaattatttttttcgttttaggcttaaaacagtgtttttaattttttttttttttgagggggcggcacccatatgggcaccaagactggacggacACCTgtggtaactcggtaggaacctcgttactgcctaaacagttaccctcgatgccggaaattcccatctgcacctataaccagtgaaagaatcttataatctcggcgcgttgcgcctcgatttgtcaattctttcacataatggacagttttcggctttacTCCTTTACATAACGTATACAGCCTCTTGTAATGTACCAAAAACAAGAGGAAATAATACCTGAAATTAttgagtgaaaaatatttttaaatattatctaCTACGTAATTACCAGTTGTTTCCTATGGAGGCGTATTTCTGCATCCATTTAAGCAGATATACATTTCTCGAAAATTCGTACAGTTTTCGTGaaagtttaaaaacttttcatgaaagttctaagtgaaaacaagaaatatctttaaaaatgatggtcggcgaattgtaataaggaaagaagtttatgaatttttcatctaacattcatgtttcatctaacatttttcaaattgcaaaactaaacaccgcactttaacaatttaaatggttctcttttaatttttcgcaaaggtttcgtagggttgcaattttgtttcgtttatcctttcgaataattacagcagtagtttgatgaagattcatgaagcggttcatgagaagatgtcattaaacgtgtttatatttttagctaaattggtccctttccccatttgtaacaaaatagcaggagaccttacgatattgttacacatcgagtttgataaaaatccattacattttagtggttaatgcgaagaaaggcagatctacttttagctatagtggtccctaatagggcccaagttcctatataaataaatttggaagaggagcttataatgatgctccagaccaagtatgacaaagatccaccaagctgttcatgagacgctgtataaaggcatttctagttttagctctagcagcccctaaaaggggtcaaatgtcccagatgaacaaagttggctgcgggcctaataaagatgctaataaagatgctaaaaatcaagtttggttagaatacatgagaaaaaaatcaattaaaggattttttatttattatttttatttatttctaaaataggccaactgatcccgctttaacaaatgcatattcgctattcatgaatctttggacaatgacgtcacacctataaaaaagtgaaggtcaagcaaaacatacaattgtaattatttcaatatttctgtttcataagcaaagtttgaccgtagtcatatcacatagataaactgtatgcagtgtaccttcatttcagtgtaatgagattcagtcattatatagcacatatatatatatatatataatgaaacagatttcaactgagttcaatatttgcataccatactaaagaaaaatattcatatataataaatcagttaaacaatttataacaaatatgtcaaagcaaacaagtactcattttaatatgcaatctgaataagtcacaaaagcaagaaaccttttcatatacggACGACAATTATaacaagaaaaatcttttaaaaagtacttctctacataaaagactcttatcaaacccttattcatgtgatacgcagaccgtattcagctctttctttaatttaatacatgttggtatttgaacaggtttttatcatatttattaaacttacttatcattttgagatatatcaatattcttgctaaatatactgagccaaagttagctttaaaactgtgaacagcgtcgtttaggataaacgctttgtctacaattcactcagcgtagcacaatcaacagagtgaaagaaattgacactctcgtccaatcaggcagagtgttgcataaatcttccgttttgataaattatctataatgcgttatcaagtagtttgatttgcaaactgaagtctcGTAGGATAGGTAACGAAAaggaatttagacggcgtcgccgaaaaagctCGATAGTGACAACTAATGCATTCGATAACAGatacggaatgaacagaaataataaagggagttaaaaatACGTTGATTTATCAACCCAtctgaatgttataattaaatatattgttacatatataaGTTAAGACATTCTTAGGGGTGATGGTCTGGGATTGAGGTGAATATAACACACTTGGGCACTATTTTGACATATAATTTTGATAACCAGATAATATTTTTACGAAAACGTTCTCCTTATTTCacgaaagtttattcaattttcgcaaaaagtgttgtttttttttttcgcgaaagttcataaagttttcatgaaaattttatgattatcgtatgcagaatTATGCCACCCTTTGATAGAATATTGTATGGGCAAAAGACACGGAAGGTCACTTTGATTGGCTGCATGTTTCATAATGAATAAATCTGTCCAGGCGGTAAGGTGTCAAAATAAATTGATCTAAAGTAAAGCCtcataaaacttttaaatatttaagttaGAAATTAACTATCCCTAACATATATTAGTAAATATTTTTACACGACttatttggttttatttgtttattctaaTACTTACACTTGTAAAGAGTATATTAAACATGTTGTTAAACGAAAATCACAAATCAAAAAGTTGTTAAAGAAACACTTAACAAAATTAAACTTTTATGTTATCACAAATAATCTAGCATTCATAacgttaaacaagagctgtcggtggACAGCAACTCCTTTCAACTATTCGGTATTTTCTTAGCCGATCAAGGGGCATAAGATGTCATGTCAAAACTaagttattttattacaatttattaaaaattgaagATATATTAAGGTAATGGTAACActttaaacaactattttaagtcaaaCAAGGGCAAAGAtttaaattaatttctaacaagagTTCAAGAGTTCTCATACTACAaccattattttaattattaaagaTACTTATGGATTAGCAAAACTATAGTTCGgttgtattgttttatagttttgtaaaaGCATTGAGGTAGATCTAATTGTGCAATAATCTCGTAAACAGTTCCAACATGGAACTGCGTAGTAcatttataattgtaaatatatgtaactgTTTATTTGTTGTATGTATTACGATGAGAATAAAGATTAAATAACTATATATACTTGATGTGTGCAAGAACGTTTGATGAGAAGGATGTTTTTATGCAATGTGTCAAtccaatatatgagccgcgccatgagaaaaccaacatagtgggtttgcgaccagcatggatccagaccagcctgcgcatccgcgcagtctggtcaggatccatactgttcgctaacaataggctttgaaataggctttgaaagcgaacagcatggatcctgaccagctggctggtctggatccatgctggtcgcaaacccactatgttggttttctcatggcgcggctcaaatgtagcTGTTATTGAGACACAGCGTGGTTAATGAACTGAATACCATACCCAAATGTTCAAAAAGTAAAAGGTGGCATCATTTACATAAAATCAAACAAAGGGTTATCCGGCTTGATGATTTAAGTACGTCAAATGCCTTGGAACCATTTTGTAACGTTTAAGTTGCTAGATAAAGCTTTATTGCAAATTGGAAGCAAAATTTAGACCGAAATTCTCAGTAGTAAAAAATgccataatttgaattaaattcaagCATGATTGGTTGTTTCAATAGGACTGGTGACTGGGAAGCatcaaatataaatattgtaaaggCAAAAGTCACGGAATGTCACTTTGGTTGACCGTAACATCAAGTGTTCATTTATCATTCTGAATAAATCTCTTCAGGCAGCACGgtgtcaaaataaatataactAAAGTAAAGCCTcatcaaatttttaaatatttactttaaaatttaactaTCCCTAacatatttagtttttttttcacggcttaaaaaaaaaaacaaaaaaaaaaacgcactttacaaaattaaatttttaagtaACTACAAATAATCTAGCATTCAAGACTTTAAACAAGGGCTTGTCGGTGGACATCAAAGCTGCTCAACTATATGGTATCTCCTAAACCAAACAAGTGCCATAAGATGGTTACATAAGTTATTTTACTACAATTTATTACAAAGTGAAGTTTTATTACGTTAATAGTAACTatttgtatgcaaaacttaactttgttttcaaacaagggcagtaaaagggggcaaaatttgctaaaatgcaagtcagagttatttGACTTGACCAAGTGAGATTGGAAATTTGCCTAGTagaacaagaagaaaaaaattaaaagctatatacctttaattaaaagatacatgtacttgtaagcaaaactttaatcaggatttaCAGTttaaccaaaatgcatgtcagagttatggggcgtGATGCTTTCACCTacttttataaccccaaagacacatcaatatttgcattagttttagagatagtaacatGCACATAAAactaaccaggattttcaaagtccaaaaggagATATAATTTAGCCAACCCTGttaggttggtaactgacctagaaaaagaaaaaaataatatacttttaaatgatagctatatgtataAGCCTCGTTATCGCCAAAACAGTTACGCGCgtgcaatattcttccgctgaaaaatgaattaaaatctgcatttaaaTGACCATTATTGAACATAAAATTGTAATTATGTAACCCTGTTAATATAAGGTCGGATCTGATTTTGGCGACCCAATGTTGACAGCTTTAGAAATATCTACCGAAGAAAAAATGCCAAATCTGCGACTTACATGCGTTTTTagattgtatatttattttaattggcTAAGATGCAAACttaaaaaggtaaataaactTATTTCTGATGTCTTTTTAGAAAACGCTTATTGCATGATTTGACGGTCAGTGGTTACAACTATCAATATTTTTTACCATTGACCGTCAAGTCATTCACTAAGTGTTTGATAGTGGCATTACGGTCACACTGTTTCCAATATAAACTTTACAATCTTTTAAGCTTATAACACGTGTTAGATTCTGCTGACTTTATAAACACTCTTAGcatgtaaatatttgattatttttataaataatttgactagatatcaaataaaatgttaaaaacccGAGGAAAGATTATCTCCGTGTATTGGtgtatattacattatgtaaaACTGTAAGTGAAGGACTTCTTAAATCATTGTGAACCGTTTAACAGATGAATGAATTGCATAATCAAATACTTATTGAAAAAATAAGGCCTATTTTTGAAAAGTTCACGAGCTCTGAAGTAGATACTTGATAATTAGATGTTATTTTTGCGCCAAAGAAAAAATACGCCATTCCCTTATATTCTAAAAGTGGGATACAAACAGAATACAGTGACATAAATTTTGAACCCAAATTTAGATTATACACTTTTTGTCAGCGATTCTCGTTTATGGCCCGTACGAgtttaaatattgtattgtacTAGTTCGATCAAAATAGTCACAATGCACAAACAAGTAAGTAAAAATAGTAAGTaagaattatatttttacaagacTACATCATTCTGaacatttttcactgttttcatttatttatctattttgttcaTTCGTTTGTTTGTTCTTGTGTTCTTGTGTGTTTTTTTCTTGAATTAGataaacatgatttacaaaaaaatgcatttgttcatttatattttactgcaaaatgttGAAGAGGATCATTCCACAAAGGGCATTTGTAAATTTGCTGTTTTATTCGAAATAATTTGACGTTGTATATTCCATTTGAAGACTAAAACTGGCGGCAATGTCTTAAGCTTGGCGCTTCGACATTAAATTGTATATCTATGAAAATTTAAGTCTAAAGCATTTCTTTACAAAAGCTTtaattaacatcaattatttttattttgatacttattTACTATGCAGTCGCTTAAGACAGGGAACTAGTATATAAATTACAGTAGATTTATACATAGCGTGTTATATcagaaattaacaaataatattaataaaatatagcATTTGCTCTTAAAATAGAACTTACCTTTTGCTTGACGAACACAGTATTTTATCTCTTTAAGGTCTTAAACTTTAACCTCTACGTAAAGCTGTCACGTGacctgatggtttaggagatgCGCGCAGTTCACAGTCACAACGAGACTATGTCGCAAAAGCCACTAATACTGGAAAAGCGTCGATGACTGTTTGAATTGTATTCATCAAGAGAGTCGTCTAGATCTAAGAACAAATAAGTGTTTCTTCAGAGATTTGTCATTTCAAGGAGGTGTTACTTTGTCAATCAAAACTTCTTTACGCAAATAAGTAACATGTCTGTATAAGCTTTTTTGCTAAAACATTATCACAAGCTTTTGTTTactaaaaggaaataaaacaactCTAACAAGAAgctttgaaaaatgaataaacgaTTAGAATAACAGATCAGTACGAATATggaatttttttgggaaaaaaatgtgaCGTTAGGACTAGGTTGTCCACATTGCCCAGAAGTGCAACGATAAACCTTGTAGGTAGTGCACTCGGCAATATCCGTGTGATTATATATTCCCGTTAGGAAATTATCGGACGTCATATATCTCAGGGTGCACATAGCTTTCCGTAGAGCGGAGAGAGTTGAAGTCGAACGCGGAGAAGACACAATTTGCCGATTGTCAGTTCGGTCCACTATCTTAATTTAgttgaaaaagaattaaaatacgGCTTCAGTAAACACTGTTTTCACAGGTACATATTTGCAAGAGGAAATATGACATTCTATGTAGTTCTATTTACACAATAGTTTGATTTACACTACTTAATACTTTTGTGTGAGGTAGATGCACTGAAATCAAGGAAAGGCAGTTACATGTTCatcttcattttatataatttcagcATAATTCGAATATGGCTGTCAAAATGGAATCGGATATCAATTCAAATCTTATTCCTTCAAAAGTTCTGAGGTCGGATTTTAGTACAGTCGGAAATGTATTTTTAGTGTTGTTAGACTTTAAACCGGATACTGTAAACAGAAAAAGCAAGTTTACTCTGAAGACAATTATTCTAGTCGCAATTCTCTTTTGGTTACTTGTATCTTTATCCGTACATGCTGGCTATGAAAGTGAAAGCGAGGTGTATTATAATAGTTCATCGCATAAAATAAAGATTTCCATCGATAAAAAGTTTCTTATTCCGAACGAGTATTTCTGTCAAATTCACACTCCGTATCTCTTAGTTATTGTACCTTCTAGAATAGAGAGTTTCAAAGTGCGCGAGGTCATCCGGGAAACTTATGCGTCATTATCACGTGACAGAGTTTCTGAAGTCTTTGGACAAAAAATTGACGTTGTGGTAAGGACGTTATATGTAATTGGTACAAATGATAACGGAACGACCGAGAAAagtgttttctttgaaaatatgaaatatagagATATTTTACAAGTAGATATAGCTGATACTTATTACAACCTAACTGATAAAATGCTCCATGCATTGAAGTGGATTGATTTATATTGCAAACATGTCACTTATATTCTTAAAGCAGATGAGGATGTATTTGTTAATATCGGCATTCTAGTAGAACAGCTCAAACGCTACATTCCATCCGAGAAAGGCAGTATTTACGGACACATATTTGATACACCTAATCACCTTGGAGTTCTAAGAGATGG is a genomic window of Mercenaria mercenaria strain notata chromosome 18, MADL_Memer_1, whole genome shotgun sequence containing:
- the LOC128550570 gene encoding beta-1,3-galactosyltransferase 5-like, with translation MAVKMESDINSNLIPSKVLRSDFSTVGNVFLVLLDFKPDTVNRKSKFTLKTIILVAILFWLLVSLSVHAGYESESEVYYNSSSHKIKISIDKKFLIPNEYFCQIHTPYLLVIVPSRIESFKVREVIRETYASLSRDRVSEVFGQKIDVVVRTLYVIGTNDNGTTEKSVFFENMKYRDILQVDIADTYYNLTDKMLHALKWIDLYCKHVTYILKADEDVFVNIGILVEQLKRYIPSEKGSIYGHIFDTPNHLGVLRDGRWAVTHEEYPLENYPPYAQGTSYTMSKNLVRKIIHSAQNFPYLHIEDVFITGIVAGKIHKAELVKLNKTSKWGDGLPSPCGFAKNQRLAQHRMTPHLMYQTWKALMSYQITCMTYRGRTMKH